Proteins from a genomic interval of Salinarchaeum sp. Harcht-Bsk1:
- a CDS encoding sugar MFS transporter, giving the protein MSDAESAEASQPETTPKDDVNRANRLRWTAVIFAALAIGGGAMMARGPVIPELETAFGAPEWQLGLIAPAGTLGYLFAVTFVGFGAGHLRARLLIAGGLVGNAVALLALGAAPILLVFLGAVVVQGAMMGVVRGLNRPLLSHFYPSRRGRIYGYYDMTWAAGAALAPVLVVAVVALASWRFVFWIFAVLLLGLGVVVWRLDEPAVETQEEPLAREDVLSLLRRPEVLGMALVMFFATGVEGGLFLWLPTYAESQLPSWIAGVTLSIMIAGYVPGRFVYGRLSERVGYVRLLVAILGLLVPVFVVTFTLAEGLWLLPGILAIGLLISGAFPLLVSYATDAAPEYSGPVTAVAAISSSLGVGVMPAIMGFAISDADPVLGMQLLLIPLGLALVTIVIARIAEVRRTPTDDAACASGD; this is encoded by the coding sequence GTGAGTGACGCCGAATCCGCCGAGGCGAGCCAGCCCGAAACGACCCCAAAGGACGACGTGAACCGCGCGAACCGGCTGCGCTGGACGGCCGTCATCTTCGCGGCGCTCGCGATCGGCGGCGGCGCGATGATGGCACGCGGACCGGTCATTCCGGAGCTGGAGACTGCCTTCGGCGCACCGGAGTGGCAGCTCGGCCTCATCGCGCCCGCTGGGACGCTGGGCTACCTCTTCGCCGTGACCTTCGTCGGCTTCGGTGCCGGCCACCTGCGGGCGCGACTGTTGATCGCCGGCGGCCTGGTCGGCAACGCCGTCGCCCTGCTCGCGCTCGGCGCGGCGCCGATACTGCTCGTGTTCCTCGGCGCGGTCGTCGTGCAGGGCGCGATGATGGGCGTCGTCCGGGGGCTGAACCGCCCGCTCCTCAGCCACTTCTACCCCTCCAGACGCGGCCGGATCTATGGCTACTACGACATGACCTGGGCCGCCGGCGCGGCGCTCGCGCCGGTGCTCGTCGTCGCGGTCGTCGCGCTGGCGTCCTGGCGGTTCGTCTTCTGGATCTTCGCGGTCCTCCTGCTCGGACTGGGCGTCGTCGTCTGGCGCCTCGACGAGCCCGCCGTCGAGACCCAGGAGGAACCGCTCGCTCGCGAGGACGTCCTGAGCCTCCTCCGGCGCCCCGAAGTGCTCGGGATGGCGCTCGTGATGTTCTTCGCGACCGGCGTTGAGGGCGGCCTCTTCCTCTGGCTCCCCACGTACGCCGAGAGCCAACTGCCGAGCTGGATCGCTGGCGTCACGCTCTCGATCATGATCGCGGGCTACGTCCCCGGCCGCTTCGTCTACGGTCGCCTCTCCGAGCGCGTCGGCTACGTCCGGCTGCTCGTCGCGATCCTCGGCCTCCTCGTGCCCGTGTTCGTCGTCACGTTCACGCTCGCCGAGGGACTGTGGCTGCTCCCGGGGATCCTCGCCATCGGCCTGCTCATCTCCGGTGCCTTCCCGCTGCTGGTCTCCTACGCCACCGACGCCGCGCCGGAGTACAGCGGCCCCGTCACCGCCGTCGCTGCGATTTCCTCCTCGCTGGGCGTCGGCGTCATGCCCGCGATCATGGGCTTCGCGATCAGCGACGCCGATCCCGTCCTCGGGATGCAGCTCCTCCTGATCCCGCTCGGGCTGGCGCTCGTCACGATCGTGATCGCGCGGATCGCGGAGGTCCGCCGGACGCCGACCGACGACGCCGCCTGCGCCAGCGGCGACTAG
- a CDS encoding NAD-dependent epimerase/dehydratase family protein, giving the protein MEYFVTGGTGFLGGHVTQQLVADGHDVVALARSPADADDLRDLGVDVVQGDVTDRETLREPMSGVDGVFHVAAMYRLGVDDPATMRDVNVEGTRNVLDLVAALDLPKAVYTSTLAVNSDTNGELVDESYRFEGTHLSAYDRTKAEAHDVAMALAADGVPIVTVMPGAIYGPGDTSQLGGIWRDYLRGEFPAVPRRTAWCFSHVDDAARAHLLAMERGEPDEAYIVAGHPMTLVEVLSVAEELTGIPAPRSVSPAWFRLASRLAGLLERAVTLPPDYRAEPLRVLGGATYLGDDRKAREELGVEHRSFEAGFAEALDAMAREEEVDVTVDRP; this is encoded by the coding sequence ATGGAATACTTCGTCACTGGCGGGACCGGCTTTCTCGGCGGCCACGTGACGCAACAGCTGGTTGCGGACGGGCACGACGTCGTGGCGCTCGCCCGATCGCCAGCGGACGCCGACGACCTCCGCGACCTGGGCGTCGACGTCGTACAGGGCGACGTCACGGATCGCGAGACCCTCCGCGAGCCGATGTCGGGCGTCGACGGAGTCTTCCACGTCGCTGCCATGTACCGCCTCGGCGTCGACGATCCCGCTACGATGCGCGACGTCAACGTCGAGGGGACCCGCAACGTCCTGGACCTCGTCGCGGCGCTGGATCTCCCGAAGGCCGTCTACACCTCCACGCTCGCCGTGAACTCCGACACGAACGGGGAGCTGGTCGACGAGTCCTATCGCTTCGAGGGGACCCACCTGTCGGCGTACGATCGGACGAAGGCCGAGGCCCACGACGTCGCGATGGCACTCGCGGCGGACGGCGTGCCGATCGTGACGGTCATGCCTGGGGCGATCTACGGTCCGGGCGACACCAGCCAGCTCGGCGGCATCTGGCGGGACTACCTGCGCGGTGAGTTCCCGGCGGTCCCCCGACGGACAGCCTGGTGCTTCTCCCACGTCGACGACGCGGCCCGGGCACACCTGCTGGCGATGGAACGGGGCGAACCCGACGAGGCCTACATCGTGGCGGGCCACCCGATGACGCTCGTGGAGGTCCTCTCGGTTGCGGAGGAACTGACGGGAATCCCCGCGCCGCGTTCGGTATCGCCGGCGTGGTTCCGGTTGGCGTCTCGCCTCGCGGGGCTCCTCGAGCGCGCGGTCACGTTGCCACCCGACTACCGTGCCGAACCGTTGCGGGTCCTCGGCGGTGCGACATACCTCGGCGACGACCGGAAAGCACGCGAGGAACTCGGCGTCGAGCACCGGTCCTTCGAGGCGGGATTCGCCGAGGCGCTCGACGCGATGGCGAGGGAAGAGGAGGTCGACGTCACGGTCGATCGTCCCTGA
- a CDS encoding class I SAM-dependent methyltransferase, translating into MSVREEFDDWAAEGRDRGMEERHWHTAKHALSAMPVEAGDTVLDFGSGSGYAARALREAADAGRAIGVDGAPEMVGNAREYTDTEEPVEFVAADFHHLPLPDDSIDHAFSMEAFYYAANPHEALAELRRVLRSGGTFYCGVNYWEEHHYSEGWQENISIPMTRWSEAEYREAFREAGFHLAGQTRIPDTESEIPPKSEFPTEWYDSPAEYRESDREYGTLFTVGVAP; encoded by the coding sequence ATGAGCGTCCGCGAGGAGTTCGACGACTGGGCCGCAGAGGGCCGCGACCGGGGGATGGAAGAGCGCCACTGGCACACCGCAAAGCACGCGCTCTCGGCGATGCCGGTCGAGGCCGGCGACACGGTGCTCGATTTCGGTTCGGGCAGCGGCTACGCGGCTCGTGCGCTCCGGGAGGCCGCCGACGCCGGCCGTGCGATCGGGGTCGACGGCGCGCCGGAGATGGTGGGCAATGCCCGCGAGTACACCGACACGGAGGAACCGGTCGAGTTCGTGGCCGCCGACTTCCACCACCTGCCGCTCCCCGACGATTCCATCGACCACGCGTTCTCGATGGAGGCCTTCTACTACGCCGCGAATCCCCACGAGGCCCTGGCGGAACTGCGCCGCGTCCTTCGTTCGGGCGGCACGTTCTACTGTGGGGTGAACTACTGGGAGGAACACCACTACAGCGAGGGTTGGCAGGAGAACATCTCGATCCCGATGACGCGCTGGAGCGAAGCGGAGTACCGAGAGGCGTTCCGCGAGGCAGGCTTCCATCTCGCCGGCCAGACGCGGATCCCCGACACCGAGAGCGAGATTCCGCCGAAATCGGAATTCCCCACCGAGTGGTACGACAGCCCGGCGGAGTACCGCGAATCCGATCGGGAGTACGGCACGCTGTTCACCGTCGGCGTCGCTCCCTGA
- a CDS encoding TrmB family transcriptional regulator produces the protein MASDRLRDALADLGLSRTEIDAYLVVLEGGEATMRTVSERADVSQSYVYEIAGELADRGLITVDESVTPTMLRARPPAEAVEALSTRLSAFERAASERYAATGTEDAGFETIRSARTVRRRIERQIERAEEELYLVLPASELGNLRDLLIEARARGVTVYCMLTAPEPDTAFEGNRPATDWATVVRTWDGTPPMLVLRDGSGGVMGAHGLLTPGSDELDHAVAFGQPEVAGAFYGSSLGNVWPMGNQRAVAEPPALPARFDFFRSGVTAAAIHWQAGTELLADVVVVDGDGGGQRELTDVPVIGVRQSMVEPTEAAFPVESALQLATDEGDISVGGLSGGFGAYHEPFAANAVTLRRADASR, from the coding sequence ATGGCTTCGGATCGGCTCCGCGACGCGCTCGCCGACCTCGGGCTCTCTCGCACCGAGATCGACGCGTACCTCGTCGTGCTCGAGGGTGGTGAGGCGACCATGCGGACGGTCTCGGAGCGCGCGGACGTCTCCCAGAGCTACGTCTACGAGATCGCCGGCGAACTCGCCGACAGGGGCCTCATCACCGTCGACGAGAGCGTGACGCCGACGATGCTCCGGGCGCGACCGCCCGCCGAAGCAGTCGAGGCCCTCTCGACCCGGCTCTCGGCGTTCGAGCGGGCGGCGAGCGAGCGATACGCCGCGACCGGCACCGAGGACGCCGGCTTCGAGACGATCCGCTCGGCGCGGACGGTCCGCCGACGGATCGAGCGACAGATCGAGCGGGCCGAGGAGGAACTGTACCTCGTGCTCCCCGCGAGCGAACTGGGGAACCTCCGCGACCTGCTGATCGAGGCACGGGCCCGTGGCGTCACCGTCTACTGCATGCTCACCGCTCCGGAGCCCGACACCGCATTCGAGGGCAACCGTCCAGCGACCGACTGGGCGACCGTCGTGCGAACGTGGGACGGCACGCCACCGATGCTGGTGCTCCGGGACGGGTCCGGCGGCGTCATGGGTGCCCACGGGCTCCTCACGCCTGGCTCGGACGAACTCGACCACGCGGTCGCGTTCGGGCAACCGGAGGTCGCCGGCGCGTTCTACGGCTCCTCGCTCGGGAACGTCTGGCCGATGGGGAACCAGCGGGCCGTGGCGGAACCGCCTGCATTGCCCGCCCGGTTCGACTTCTTCCGATCCGGCGTGACCGCGGCCGCGATTCACTGGCAGGCGGGAACGGAGCTACTCGCTGACGTGGTCGTCGTCGACGGCGACGGTGGCGGACAGCGAGAACTGACCGACGTGCCGGTGATCGGCGTCCGCCAGAGCATGGTGGAGCCGACCGAGGCCGCATTCCCTGTCGAGAGTGCCCTCCAGTTGGCGACGGACGAGGGCGACATTTCCGTCGGCGGCCTCTCCGGGGGTTTCGGTGCCTACCACGAGCCGTTCGCGGCGAACGCCGTGACGCTCCGTCGCGCGGACGCCAGCCGCTAG
- a CDS encoding methyl-accepting chemotaxis protein, translating to MTSALRVLTPPVLAIVGVVAGCLLAVWAGTIALTGGSITLTNLAVLAGGQLAVVTVGLAVATTVPRGKLEPLEQAARDLQRGDRPADLPTDRDDEVGQVAAAMASLTADLADAEQRVVRAERRAEDRAAELTALSEALSAHAEAFEAAMDRAAAGDLTTRIEAEADDDRLATLAGEFDAMLAEIERTIDRLKRFSNDVAIHGEEVTASAAEVQHASEQVSTSVQEISETTETQSRTFERVAERIDELADATESIAVRAETVSRVAERTAETGQRGQEAARDAAMAMESIDASSASATEEMADLEALVDEIDEVAEFISEVAEEVNVLALNANIEASRSAADANEGFAVVAKEVKDLAAETKFSAQRIENLVGEVKVQTELAASEVQSTRDAVTEGRDTVEEAIDALAEIADYADETHEGVLAISEATDEQTSATDDVVSMVDHAAKLSREVDAEAGTVAAAAEQQTSALTEVSHGTGQLSTEAQSLRDALDRFQTAVEPEEASRGWLPEASTAGEGPRASDQPAPLQSGGARSAAPNAASRNEAGGGPDGDERTAASTDAPDRTTAADGDEQDAASSDGDWPGAWEPTVEPATHDEQ from the coding sequence ATGACTTCGGCCCTTCGGGTGCTCACGCCACCGGTCCTCGCGATCGTCGGCGTCGTCGCCGGCTGTCTCCTCGCGGTCTGGGCTGGGACCATCGCGCTCACTGGTGGCTCGATCACGCTGACGAACCTCGCCGTGCTCGCCGGTGGGCAACTCGCCGTGGTTACCGTGGGCCTGGCGGTCGCAACGACCGTACCGCGAGGCAAACTCGAGCCGCTCGAGCAGGCTGCCCGCGACCTCCAGCGTGGCGATCGCCCAGCCGACCTCCCCACGGATCGCGACGACGAGGTCGGTCAGGTCGCGGCGGCGATGGCGTCACTCACTGCCGATCTCGCCGACGCCGAGCAGCGGGTGGTGCGCGCCGAGCGCCGGGCCGAGGATCGCGCTGCGGAGCTCACGGCCCTGTCGGAGGCGCTCTCAGCCCACGCCGAGGCGTTCGAGGCCGCCATGGATCGAGCGGCTGCGGGCGACCTGACGACCCGCATCGAGGCCGAGGCCGACGACGACCGTCTCGCGACGCTCGCCGGCGAGTTCGACGCGATGCTCGCCGAGATCGAACGAACGATCGACCGGCTCAAGCGCTTCTCGAACGACGTCGCGATTCACGGCGAAGAGGTCACCGCGAGCGCGGCGGAGGTCCAGCACGCCAGCGAGCAGGTTTCGACATCCGTCCAGGAGATCTCCGAGACGACCGAGACGCAGTCGCGGACGTTCGAGCGGGTCGCCGAGCGGATCGACGAACTCGCCGACGCCACCGAGTCGATCGCCGTCCGGGCGGAGACCGTCTCCCGCGTGGCCGAGCGGACCGCGGAGACCGGCCAGCGTGGGCAGGAGGCCGCACGGGACGCCGCGATGGCGATGGAGTCGATCGACGCGAGTTCCGCCAGCGCGACGGAGGAGATGGCGGACCTGGAGGCACTGGTCGACGAGATCGACGAGGTCGCGGAGTTCATCTCCGAGGTCGCGGAGGAGGTCAACGTCCTCGCGCTCAACGCGAACATCGAGGCATCTCGGTCGGCCGCCGACGCGAACGAGGGCTTCGCCGTCGTCGCGAAGGAGGTCAAGGACCTCGCCGCGGAGACGAAGTTCTCCGCCCAGCGCATCGAGAACCTCGTCGGCGAGGTGAAGGTCCAGACCGAACTCGCCGCCTCGGAGGTGCAATCGACCAGGGACGCCGTGACGGAGGGCCGCGATACCGTCGAGGAAGCGATCGACGCCCTCGCGGAGATCGCCGACTACGCCGACGAGACCCACGAGGGCGTCCTCGCGATCTCGGAGGCGACCGACGAGCAGACCTCGGCGACGGACGACGTCGTCTCGATGGTCGACCACGCCGCGAAGCTCAGCCGCGAGGTGGACGCCGAGGCCGGCACCGTCGCCGCGGCCGCCGAGCAACAAACCAGCGCCCTCACCGAGGTCTCCCACGGCACGGGCCAACTCTCGACGGAGGCCCAGTCGCTTCGGGACGCGCTCGATCGCTTTCAAACGGCCGTGGAACCCGAGGAGGCGAGCCGTGGCTGGCTCCCCGAGGCGTCGACGGCGGGCGAGGGCCCGCGAGCCAGCGACCAGCCCGCTCCGCTGCAGTCCGGTGGCGCCCGGTCGGCGGCACCGAACGCTGCGTCCCGAAACGAAGCCGGTGGCGGTCCCGACGGCGACGAGCGGACCGCCGCGTCGACCGACGCTCCCGATCGAACGACGGCCGCCGACGGCGACGAGCAGGACGCTGCGTCGTCCGACGGAGACTGGCCCGGCGCGTGGGAGCCGACGGTGGAACCGGCAACGCACGACGAGCAGTGA
- a CDS encoding amino acid-binding ACT domain protein: protein MFDEILEKFEGSPSQQAVIRLLLERGFSVNDEGRVVSGGIEIPNTGIAREIDVDRRVVDSTTDAILEDEELRRIFQNISQVPSLMDLAPVLDLTVLTVEVAEAEEHGIVAEISKLLAERELSIRQIITEDPEFTDEARCYVIIDGEAPGELLNVISDLPFVRSVEIK, encoded by the coding sequence ATGTTCGACGAGATTTTGGAGAAGTTCGAGGGCAGTCCGAGTCAGCAGGCGGTGATCCGCCTCCTTCTCGAGCGGGGTTTTTCGGTCAACGACGAGGGGCGGGTCGTTTCCGGCGGCATCGAGATCCCCAATACCGGCATCGCCCGCGAGATCGACGTCGACCGGCGCGTCGTTGACTCGACGACGGACGCGATCCTGGAGGACGAGGAGCTCCGACGCATCTTCCAGAACATCTCCCAGGTGCCGAGCCTGATGGACCTCGCACCGGTGCTCGATCTGACGGTCCTGACCGTGGAGGTCGCGGAGGCCGAGGAGCACGGCATCGTCGCGGAGATCAGCAAGCTGCTCGCCGAGCGCGAGCTGTCGATCCGCCAGATCATCACGGAGGATCCGGAGTTCACCGACGAGGCGCGCTGTTACGTGATCATCGACGGCGAGGCACCGGGCGAGCTGCTGAACGTGATCTCGGACCTGCCGTTCGTCCGTTCGGTGGAAATCAAGTGA
- the cgi121 gene encoding KEOPS complex subunit Cgi121 — MRLVEGYADVEDLDAFLESLTAIGEEHGCVVQAFDARYVASRGHLDHALRTARRAIDRGEAIARDPAVEVLCYAAGTRQIEVALKLGVAEGRTPVVVLVARLDDDIDADGVSGSEGDVRAAETAAADAVRDLIEPADLKRGAELGDPERLRSFFGIDEAELAASDADLATLVRERVALLAVER; from the coding sequence GTGAGACTCGTCGAGGGCTACGCCGACGTCGAGGACCTCGACGCGTTTCTCGAGTCCCTCACCGCGATCGGGGAGGAGCACGGCTGCGTCGTCCAGGCGTTCGACGCCCGCTACGTCGCCAGCAGGGGACACCTCGACCACGCTTTGCGGACGGCCCGCCGCGCGATCGATCGCGGCGAGGCGATCGCACGCGATCCGGCCGTCGAGGTGCTCTGCTACGCCGCCGGCACCCGCCAGATCGAGGTCGCATTGAAACTGGGCGTCGCCGAGGGACGAACGCCGGTCGTCGTGCTCGTCGCCAGACTCGACGACGATATCGATGCGGACGGCGTGAGTGGGAGCGAGGGCGACGTCCGGGCAGCCGAGACGGCGGCTGCGGACGCCGTCCGCGACCTGATCGAGCCCGCCGACCTGAAACGCGGTGCCGAACTCGGCGATCCCGAGCGGCTCCGGTCGTTCTTCGGGATCGACGAGGCCGAACTCGCCGCCAGCGACGCCGACCTCGCGACGCTCGTCAGGGAGCGGGTGGCGCTGCTCGCCGTCGAGCGGTAG
- a CDS encoding PPC domain-containing DNA-binding protein: MDYRAVETTDEYVARLSTGADWRAEIEALAEEVEADAGWFTALGSVRDAEMWFYDQEKKEYEPVYFDEHLEVAACVGNVSILDGERFAHTHAVLSRPDGTALAGHLDSAEVFAGEVHFRKFAEPLERAHHEPTDLDLWL; the protein is encoded by the coding sequence ATGGACTACCGGGCAGTCGAGACGACGGACGAGTACGTCGCCCGGCTTTCGACTGGGGCAGACTGGCGTGCAGAGATCGAAGCGCTCGCCGAGGAAGTCGAGGCGGACGCGGGCTGGTTCACGGCGCTCGGTTCGGTGCGTGACGCCGAGATGTGGTTCTACGACCAGGAGAAGAAGGAGTACGAGCCGGTGTACTTCGACGAACACCTCGAGGTCGCGGCGTGCGTGGGCAACGTCTCCATCCTCGACGGGGAGCGGTTCGCCCACACCCACGCCGTGCTCTCGCGGCCGGACGGCACCGCGCTCGCAGGCCACCTCGATTCGGCGGAGGTGTTCGCCGGCGAGGTGCACTTCCGCAAATTCGCCGAACCGCTCGAACGAGCGCACCACGAACCGACGGACCTGGACCTGTGGCTGTGA
- the hisB gene encoding imidazoleglycerol-phosphate dehydratase HisB, giving the protein MSDRAAAVSRETAETDIDLTLEIDGDGEAEVDTGIGFFDHMLEALATHGLFDLTVSCDGDLEVDDHHTVEDVGIALGEAFDEALGERERIVRYADRRVPLDESVASVVVDVSGRPRFYFEGTFSQAAVGELASDMARHFFESLALNAGLTLHAEIEGRNAHHEIEALFKAVAGAMDDATRIDERRSGAPSTKGEL; this is encoded by the coding sequence ATGAGCGACCGAGCGGCGGCGGTCAGCCGCGAGACGGCGGAGACCGACATCGACCTGACGTTGGAAATCGACGGGGACGGGGAGGCCGAGGTGGACACCGGCATCGGCTTCTTCGACCACATGCTGGAGGCCCTCGCGACGCACGGCCTCTTCGACCTCACGGTGAGTTGCGACGGCGACCTCGAGGTCGACGACCACCACACGGTCGAGGACGTCGGGATCGCGCTGGGCGAGGCCTTCGACGAGGCGCTCGGTGAACGCGAGCGGATCGTGCGCTACGCCGACCGACGGGTCCCACTCGACGAGTCCGTGGCGTCGGTCGTCGTCGACGTCTCCGGACGGCCCCGCTTCTACTTCGAGGGGACGTTCTCCCAGGCGGCGGTGGGCGAACTGGCGAGCGACATGGCGCGGCACTTCTTCGAGTCGCTGGCGCTGAACGCCGGGCTGACACTGCACGCCGAGATCGAGGGCCGGAACGCCCACCACGAGATCGAGGCGCTGTTCAAGGCCGTCGCGGGGGCCATGGACGACGCGACGCGGATCGACGAGCGCCGGTCGGGGGCGCCTAGCACGAAGGGCGAATTGTAG
- the hisA gene encoding 1-(5-phosphoribosyl)-5-[(5-phosphoribosylamino)methylideneamino]imidazole-4-carboxamide isomerase, producing MTTDAFTVVPAVDLRDGEVVQLVQGERGTDRRYGDPVEAAERWLDQGATTLHLVDLDGAFEGERINADAVERIVETVPETVTVQLGGGIRTVDDAVELLDLGIDRVILGTAAVEDPDIVAAISERRPDSVVVSLDAKDGEVVVEGWTEGTGLAPAEAAQRYADLGATGILFTNVDVEGKLEGVRTEPVADLVDAVSIPVIASGGVATIDDVLALREAGAASVVVGSALYEGEFTLEAALAALDAED from the coding sequence ATGACGACCGACGCGTTCACCGTCGTCCCGGCGGTGGACCTCCGGGACGGCGAAGTCGTCCAGCTGGTCCAGGGCGAGCGTGGGACCGACCGCCGCTACGGCGATCCGGTCGAGGCCGCCGAGCGCTGGCTCGACCAGGGAGCGACGACGCTCCACCTGGTAGACCTCGACGGCGCCTTCGAGGGCGAGCGGATCAACGCCGACGCCGTCGAGCGGATCGTCGAGACCGTGCCCGAGACGGTTACCGTCCAGCTCGGCGGCGGGATCAGGACCGTCGACGACGCGGTCGAACTGCTCGACCTCGGGATCGATCGCGTCATCCTGGGAACCGCGGCCGTGGAGGACCCCGATATCGTCGCGGCGATCAGCGAGCGCCGTCCCGACAGCGTCGTCGTCAGCCTCGACGCGAAGGACGGCGAGGTCGTCGTCGAGGGCTGGACGGAGGGTACCGGTCTCGCACCCGCCGAGGCCGCCCAGCGCTACGCCGACCTCGGCGCCACGGGCATCCTCTTCACGAACGTCGACGTCGAGGGGAAGCTCGAGGGCGTCCGCACCGAACCGGTCGCCGACCTCGTCGACGCCGTCTCGATCCCGGTGATCGCCAGCGGCGGCGTCGCGACGATCGACGACGTGCTCGCGTTGCGGGAGGCCGGCGCCGCGTCGGTCGTCGTCGGCAGCGCACTCTACGAGGGCGAGTTCACGCTCGAAGCGGCGCTGGCTGCGCTCGACGCGGAGGACTGA